CTCTTTCATATGTGCCCAAAAATCACGTCTATGAAAAGGGAAAAGGCCAATTGCTATATCATGTATGTACAAAGATAAAACAACAAATAATAAGCCACCTGGAGTTTCTGGTTCAGGAAATTCTCAACAAACGCTTGGATACAGTGATTCGAATTGATGCTGCCCTCGAATTTCTATTGTCGAATGTCACAAGCACGATTAACATTGTTGAGTTTGAAAAGGCCTGTGGCATTGGGATTGTTGTTACACCAGAAGAAATTGATCGTGTGGTTGAAACTGTGATCAATCGTAATAAGGAGGCGATCACCACTCAAAGATATCGTTTCAATGTTGGAAAGCTGCTTGCTGAAATACGTTCTATTTTGCCTTGGGCAGATGGGAAGGCtgtcaaaaatgaagttgatgttcaaatatttgatatgctCGGGCCGAAAACTGAAAGTGATTCGATGCGACTACCGAAAGCAGACAagaaaaataaggaaaaaaataattctcttGCATGTGAAATAAAGAATGAGTCGATTGAATCGACTGCCATTTCGGTCCCAGAATTAATGGCATCAGTGCACTTCCATTCGCCAGGTCAAAATCATAAAACCGACGGTTATGTTATCACAGATCAAACTGAGCGGCTAATGCGAGAGCATTTGATACGAACAAAAGGTCTAGTTCGTACGCGGTTTCCTCCGGAGCCTAACGGTATTCTACACATTGGTCATGCAAAGGCCATAAACATTAATTTTGGATATGCACAGGCCCATAATGGAGTTTGTATTTTACGTTACGATGACACCAACCCGGAAAAAgaagacgaaaagtttttcaTCGGAATTAAAGATATGGTTGAGTGGCTAGGATATACTCCTTATGAGATTACTCACTCTTCggactattttcaacaactttatgAATGGGCAATATTGTTGATAAAAAAAGGATTAGCATACGTGTGTCATCAGAAGGCGGATGAGATGAAAGGTTTCAATCCAGAACCATCGAAGTGGCGTAATCGTCCTGTCGAGGAGAATCTTCGACTATTCGAGGatatgaaaaaaggaaaaattgacGAAGGAGCAGCAACTTTGCGCATGAAAGTAACCCTTGAAGAGGGGAAAGTTGACCCGGTTGCATACCGAATCAAATTTATCCCTCACCATAGGACCGGAACTCAGTGGTGTATCTACCCTACGTACGATTACACTCATTGTTTATGCGATAGCATTGAGCATATTACACATTCTTTGTGCACTAAAGAATTTCAATCAAGACGTTCTTCATACTATTGGCTTTGTAATGCTCTCAACATTTACTGTCCAGTTCAGTGGGAATATGGTCGATTAAATGTGAATTACACTGTAGTTTCGAAACGGAAAATAGCAAAGTTGATAACAGaaggtaaatatatatatagaacaATTCGATTTCATGTTTAGAAAATGATCTGATATTGATAGTTTAATGTTTTGTCTAATTCAAGTGCTTGGGAGGTTTCACAAAACGTCATATAGATTCAGTGTTTCTTCTGAATTATACTTACATTACATTTGTGTAAACAAATACTGCAGAACATCAGTTAGTCTCATCCATTTTCCTCGATTCCTACCATATTCGGTACATCAGCGTTTGTCATACTGTGCGCCACTCTGTGATTTGTCTTGGGTTTGTTATTACGCGAAAAGAATCacaatacacccatacctcgctatatgaccgctctttatacggcatttcgctataacggccatCATCAATTAAGGtatttttcgatttacggcccaAAATgattcgctataacggcaaaaaaactttttttcgatgtcgatatgcagccattccatgtcaaactgacaaagttgttctcagattttcgtgaagagtggtagttttgttccttgttgaaaaatattaaaaatattatttattttttcactagcagaccgtcccgtccaaaatttatttttcgttatcacattcacgttttcttacaaagTGCACGTTATTGGGTCCAATCGtaaaactattcattgattgatcttctagtctacccttcaaaattaccttttactataaaattcctagtacttctaccaaaactcgtcattataaagtCAGATaattttatggcagcccccatggggggtaggtgtgtcgaaccaccatagaaacgtttatcgatccctaaaaccactatatgctaagtttgattccatttgtgtgtgtagttctcgagttgttcagcaacagaaatttgtgtttcatttataaggcagccccccttaaagacgggggtggagtgtctaaccaccatagaaacattgattccACCCTCattcggtttcatttgcttgattaattcttgagtaatgcagaaatttgtgtttcatctgtatggcagcctccccttagaaaggggggaggggtctcaaaccatCGTAAGAACCTCCCCCGACCacatagaagctcgcttccttattggcaaaaaactcggatagtcaattttcacaggcctcttttgtggctgcacttctgactacctagctcgttcgccatgaacaaaaacaggtagtagtcacttggtgcaaggtccggactatacggcggatgcaaaagaacctcccatccgagctcccggagcttctggcgcgtcacccaagaagtgtgtggcctggcgttgtcctgatggaagacaatgcggcctttgTTTATCAaatatggcctcttcttcaCGAGTGCTACcatcaagcggtccagttgttggcagtacaggtccgaattgagcgtttggccatagggaagcagctcataatagattattccttgactatcccaccaaacacacagcagaaccttcctggccgttaatgagggcttggccaccgtctgagccgcttcagcgggcttcgaccacgaccgtttgcgcttcacgttgtcgtaagtgacccacttttcatcgccagtcaccatccgcttcagaaacgggtcgattttgttgcgattcagcagcgattcacatgcgtcgatacggtcaaagatgtttttttgcgtctacgtatgtggcacccatacatcgagcttctttgtgaatccaagcttcttcaaatagttaataacggtttgatgacttatccccagctcttggccgatgctacggctgcttgtatgccggtctttcccggctaattcagcgattttgtcgcaattttcgacgacaggccttccggagcgcggctcatcttcgacgacctctacaccagaaccaaaacgttgaaaccatcgttgtgcggtggaaatggaaactgtatcgggtccatgaactgcacaaattttattggcagcttgagatgcatttttgcctttgtcatagtagtactgtaaaatatgtcggattttctctttattttgctccatatttgcgacactataactcacgaacgacttaaccaaacaaaacactgtcaaggactatattatagcgctatATTATAGGACTATAtattccaacaagctatagtatgaca
The Toxorhynchites rutilus septentrionalis strain SRP chromosome 2, ASM2978413v1, whole genome shotgun sequence genome window above contains:
- the LOC129771292 gene encoding probable glutamine--tRNA ligase isoform X2, producing MAKMMPSDNIIEELIKWDLSENKAKETLKNAALTRIVQMALSYVPKNHVYEKGKGQLLYHVCTKIKQQIISHLEFLVQEILNKRLDTVIRIDAALEFLLSNVTSTINIVEFEKACGIGIVVTPEEIDRVVETVINRNKEAITTQRYRFNVGKLLAEIRSILPWADGKAVKNEVDVQIFDMLGPKTESDSMRLPKADKKNKEKNNSLACEIKNESIESTAISVPELMASVHFHSPGQNHKTDGYVITDQTERLMREHLIRTKGLVRTRFPPEPNGILHIGHAKAININFGYAQAHNGVCILRYDDTNPEKEDEKFFIGIKDMVEWLGYTPYEITHSSDYFQQLYEWAILLIKKGLAYVCHQKADEMKGFNPEPSKWRNRPVEENLRLFEDMKKGKIDEGAATLRMKVTLEEGKVDPVAYRIKFIPHHRTGTQWCIYPTYDYTHCLCDSIEHITHSLCTKEFQSRRSSYYWLCNALNIYCPVQWEYGRLNVNYTVVSKRKIAKLITEGIVEDWDDPRLFTLTALRRRGFPANAINNFCAQMGVTGSQSSVDPSALEACVRDVLNVKAPRTLAVLEPLKVTIKNFPYEAPQQIVVPNFPGYSEKGSHNIWLDKLIYIERSDFAEIPPKGYRRLTPSQSVGLRYAGLVITVNDILKDHEGSIIELVCICETSDAAQKPHAYIQWVSNPLEIEVRLYEKLFKHMNPEDPNEVPTGFLSDCNSESLKVVTAYGDRSIESAKVYDQFQFERIGYFTVDPDTREGHLVFNRTVTLKEDSGKK
- the LOC129771292 gene encoding probable glutamine--tRNA ligase isoform X3 — its product is MMPSDNIIEELIKWDLSENKAKETLKNAALTRIVQMALSYVPKNHVYEKGKGQLLYHVCTKIKQQIISHLEFLVQEILNKRLDTVIRIDAALEFLLSNVTSTINIVEFEKACGIGIVVTPEEIDRVVETVINRNKEAITTQRYRFNVGKLLAEIRSILPWADGKAVKNEVDVQIFDMLGPKTESDSMRLPKADKKNKEKNNSLACEIKNESIESTAISVPELMASVHFHSPGQNHKTDGYVITDQTERLMREHLIRTKGLVRTRFPPEPNGILHIGHAKAININFGYAQAHNGVCILRYDDTNPEKEDEKFFIGIKDMVEWLGYTPYEITHSSDYFQQLYEWAILLIKKGLAYVCHQKADEMKGFNPEPSKWRNRPVEENLRLFEDMKKGKIDEGAATLRMKVTLEEGKVDPVAYRIKFIPHHRTGTQWCIYPTYDYTHCLCDSIEHITHSLCTKEFQSRRSSYYWLCNALNIYCPVQWEYGRLNVNYTVVSKRKIAKLITEGIVEDWDDPRLFTLTALRRRGFPANAINNFCAQMGVTGSQSSVDPSALEACVRDVLNVKAPRTLAVLEPLKVTIKNFPYEAPQQIVVPNFPGYSEKGSHNIWLDKLIYIERSDFAEIPPKGYRRLTPSQSVGLRYAGLVITVNDILKDHEGSIIELVCICETSDAAQKPHAYIQWVSNPLEIEVRLYEKLFKHMNPEDPNEVPTGFLSDCNSESLKVVTAYGDRSIESAKVYDQFQFERIGYFTVDPDTREGHLVFNRTVTLKEDSGKK
- the LOC129771292 gene encoding probable glutamine--tRNA ligase isoform X1, producing the protein MVMAKMMPSDNIIEELIKWDLSENKAKETLKNAALTRIVQMALSYVPKNHVYEKGKGQLLYHVCTKIKQQIISHLEFLVQEILNKRLDTVIRIDAALEFLLSNVTSTINIVEFEKACGIGIVVTPEEIDRVVETVINRNKEAITTQRYRFNVGKLLAEIRSILPWADGKAVKNEVDVQIFDMLGPKTESDSMRLPKADKKNKEKNNSLACEIKNESIESTAISVPELMASVHFHSPGQNHKTDGYVITDQTERLMREHLIRTKGLVRTRFPPEPNGILHIGHAKAININFGYAQAHNGVCILRYDDTNPEKEDEKFFIGIKDMVEWLGYTPYEITHSSDYFQQLYEWAILLIKKGLAYVCHQKADEMKGFNPEPSKWRNRPVEENLRLFEDMKKGKIDEGAATLRMKVTLEEGKVDPVAYRIKFIPHHRTGTQWCIYPTYDYTHCLCDSIEHITHSLCTKEFQSRRSSYYWLCNALNIYCPVQWEYGRLNVNYTVVSKRKIAKLITEGIVEDWDDPRLFTLTALRRRGFPANAINNFCAQMGVTGSQSSVDPSALEACVRDVLNVKAPRTLAVLEPLKVTIKNFPYEAPQQIVVPNFPGYSEKGSHNIWLDKLIYIERSDFAEIPPKGYRRLTPSQSVGLRYAGLVITVNDILKDHEGSIIELVCICETSDAAQKPHAYIQWVSNPLEIEVRLYEKLFKHMNPEDPNEVPTGFLSDCNSESLKVVTAYGDRSIESAKVYDQFQFERIGYFTVDPDTREGHLVFNRTVTLKEDSGKK